From the genome of Phoenix dactylifera cultivar Barhee BC4 unplaced genomic scaffold, palm_55x_up_171113_PBpolish2nd_filt_p 000801F, whole genome shotgun sequence, one region includes:
- the LOC120107231 gene encoding E3 ubiquitin ligase PQT3-like isoform X1, whose amino-acid sequence MIPKNTSVLICRIPGRPWKPIVTERDETKVVEDKLEDLPPASNTLVGDPSTMKYPEESEWDEFGNDLYAIPEVLPAQSSCSVVDVSPANKVDEDSKIKALIDTPALDWNHQTQEGYGAGRGFGRGMGGRMMAGRGFGRGGLERRTPPAGYVCHRCKVPGNFIQHCPTNGDPSYDVKRVRPPTGIPKSMLMATPDGSYALPGGAVAVLKPNEDLSDLGIVGMNQGHGYLTR is encoded by the exons ATGATACCCAAAAATACATCAGTATTGATTTGTCGCATCCCAGGACGGCCATGGAAGCCCATTGTTACGGAACGAGATGA GACAAAAGTTGTAGAGGATAAGTTAGAAGATCTTCCACCAGCAAGTAACACTTTGGTTGGCGACCCATCTACCATGAAATAT CCTGAAGAATCTGAATGGGATGAGTTTGGTAATGATTTGTATGCTATTCCAGAAGTCCTTCCTGCTCAGTCAAGCTGTTCAGTGGTAGATGTTTCTCCTGCAAATAAGGTTGATGAGGATAGCAAGATTAAGGCTTTAATTGACACACCTGCCCTTGACTGGAATCA TCAAACACAAGAAGGTTATGGTGCTGGAAGAGGCTTTGGTAGGGGAATGGGTGGGAGGATGATGGCTGGTCGTGGTTTTG GCCGAGGTGGGCTGGAGCGAAGGACACCTCCAGCAGGCTATGTTTGTCATAGATGCAAAGTGCCAG GTAATTTTATCCAGCACTGCCCCACAAATGGTGATCCAAGTTATGATGTTAAAAGGGTGAGACCCCCAACTGGCATTCCTAAATCAATGTTAATGGCAACTCCTGATGGTTCCTATGCATTGCCTGGTGGTGCTGTTGCTGTTCTTAAGCCAAATGA GGATCTGTCCGATTTAGGCATCGTGGGTATGAACCAGGGGCATGGATATTTGACCAGGTAA
- the LOC120107231 gene encoding E3 ubiquitin ligase PQT3-like isoform X2, which yields MEAHCYGTRTKVVEDKLEDLPPASNTLVGDPSTMKYPEESEWDEFGNDLYAIPEVLPAQSSCSVVDVSPANKVDEDSKIKALIDTPALDWNHQTQEGYGAGRGFGRGMGGRMMAGRGFGRGGLERRTPPAGYVCHRCKVPGNFIQHCPTNGDPSYDVKRVRPPTGIPKSMLMATPDGSYALPGGAVAVLKPNEDLSDLGIVGMNQGHGYLTR from the exons ATGGAAGCCCATTGTTACGGAACGAG GACAAAAGTTGTAGAGGATAAGTTAGAAGATCTTCCACCAGCAAGTAACACTTTGGTTGGCGACCCATCTACCATGAAATAT CCTGAAGAATCTGAATGGGATGAGTTTGGTAATGATTTGTATGCTATTCCAGAAGTCCTTCCTGCTCAGTCAAGCTGTTCAGTGGTAGATGTTTCTCCTGCAAATAAGGTTGATGAGGATAGCAAGATTAAGGCTTTAATTGACACACCTGCCCTTGACTGGAATCA TCAAACACAAGAAGGTTATGGTGCTGGAAGAGGCTTTGGTAGGGGAATGGGTGGGAGGATGATGGCTGGTCGTGGTTTTG GCCGAGGTGGGCTGGAGCGAAGGACACCTCCAGCAGGCTATGTTTGTCATAGATGCAAAGTGCCAG GTAATTTTATCCAGCACTGCCCCACAAATGGTGATCCAAGTTATGATGTTAAAAGGGTGAGACCCCCAACTGGCATTCCTAAATCAATGTTAATGGCAACTCCTGATGGTTCCTATGCATTGCCTGGTGGTGCTGTTGCTGTTCTTAAGCCAAATGA GGATCTGTCCGATTTAGGCATCGTGGGTATGAACCAGGGGCATGGATATTTGACCAGGTAA
- the LOC120107231 gene encoding E3 ubiquitin ligase PQT3-like isoform X3, giving the protein MKYPEESEWDEFGNDLYAIPEVLPAQSSCSVVDVSPANKVDEDSKIKALIDTPALDWNHQTQEGYGAGRGFGRGMGGRMMAGRGFGRGGLERRTPPAGYVCHRCKVPGNFIQHCPTNGDPSYDVKRVRPPTGIPKSMLMATPDGSYALPGGAVAVLKPNEDLSDLGIVGMNQGHGYLTR; this is encoded by the exons ATGAAATAT CCTGAAGAATCTGAATGGGATGAGTTTGGTAATGATTTGTATGCTATTCCAGAAGTCCTTCCTGCTCAGTCAAGCTGTTCAGTGGTAGATGTTTCTCCTGCAAATAAGGTTGATGAGGATAGCAAGATTAAGGCTTTAATTGACACACCTGCCCTTGACTGGAATCA TCAAACACAAGAAGGTTATGGTGCTGGAAGAGGCTTTGGTAGGGGAATGGGTGGGAGGATGATGGCTGGTCGTGGTTTTG GCCGAGGTGGGCTGGAGCGAAGGACACCTCCAGCAGGCTATGTTTGTCATAGATGCAAAGTGCCAG GTAATTTTATCCAGCACTGCCCCACAAATGGTGATCCAAGTTATGATGTTAAAAGGGTGAGACCCCCAACTGGCATTCCTAAATCAATGTTAATGGCAACTCCTGATGGTTCCTATGCATTGCCTGGTGGTGCTGTTGCTGTTCTTAAGCCAAATGA GGATCTGTCCGATTTAGGCATCGTGGGTATGAACCAGGGGCATGGATATTTGACCAGGTAA